One window of the Alligator mississippiensis isolate rAllMis1 chromosome 5, rAllMis1, whole genome shotgun sequence genome contains the following:
- the LOC102573115 gene encoding pancreatic alpha-amylase: MYFALLQEYKYLLRKTESIIESTMRILFLLATVALGWAQYNPNTRPGRTSIVHLFEWSWTDIALECERYLAPNGFGGVQISPPSENVIITNPWRPWWERYQPVSYKLCTRSGNEDEFIDMVTRCNNVSVHIYVDAVINHMCASGLGSENNATCGSYFNAKTRDFPAVPYSGWDFNDDKCKTGSGGIDNYGDLEQVRDCRLVSLLDLALEKDYVRSKIAEYMNYLIDIGVAGFRIDAAKHMWPGDMKATLDKLKDLNTDWFSPGSRPFIYQEVIDLGGESIKSSEYFGNGRVTEFKYGAKLGTVIRKWNGEKMAYLRNWGEGWAFMPSDKALVFVDNHDNQRGHGAGGASVLTFWDPRQYKMATGFMLAHPYGFTRVMSSFWWPRDFQNGKDINDWVGPPSFEDGTTKPVTINPDTTCGNDWVCEHRWRQIRNMVIFRNVVDGQPFSNWWDNNSNQVAFGRGNKGFIVFNNDDWYLNVTLQTGLPAGTYCDVISGQKNDDYCTGLEVDVANDGTANFQISNNDADTFIAIHVDAKM; encoded by the exons ATGTACTTTGCCCTCTTGCAGGAATACAAATATTTACTGAGAAAAACAGAATCTATTATCGAAAGCACCATGAGGATCCTCTTTCTGCTAGCAACTGTAGCACTTGGTTGGGCACAATATAATCCAAATACAAGACCCGGGAGGACATCTATTGTCCATCTCTTTGAATGGAGTTGGACCGATATTGCTCTTGAATGTGAACGCTACTTAGCGCCTAATGGGTTTGGTGGAGTTCAG ATATCTCCTCCAAGTGAAAATGTTATCATTACTAATCCATGGAGACCCTGGTGGGAAAGATACCAGCCAGTCAGCTACAAGCTTTGTACACGATCTGGTAATGAAGATGAATTTATAGACATGGTGACCAGATGCAATAACGTTAGT GTTCATATTTATGTGGATGCTGTAATAAACCACATGTGTGCATCTGGTCTTGGCTCTGAAAACAATGCGACCTGTGGAAGTTATTTCAATGCAAAGACAAGAGATTTTCCTGCTGTGCCGTACTCAGGCTGGGACTTTAATGATGACAAATGTAAAACTGGAAGTGGGGGCATCGACAATTATGGGGATCTTGAACAG GTCCGTGACTGCCGCCTGGTTAGTCTTCTTGATCTTGCACTGGAGAAAGACTATGTACGTTCAAAGATTGCTGAATACATGAACTACCTTATTGATATTGGTGTAGCAGGCTTCAGAATTGATGCTGCCAAGCACATGTGGCCTGGGGACATGAAGGCAACTTTAGATAAACTGAAAGATTTAAATACTGATTGGTTTTCTCCAGGATCGAGACCTTTCATTTACCAAGAG GTAATTGACTTAGGTGGAGAATCAATCAAAAGCAGCGAGTACTTTGGAAATGGCCGAGTGACGGAATTCAAATATGGTGCAAAACTGGGGACAGTCATACGGAAATGGAATGGAGAAAAGATGGCTTatttaag GAACTGGGGGGAAGGCTGGGCATTTATGCCTTCTGATAAAGCACTTGTCTTTGTGGATAATCATGACAACCAGAGAGGACATGGTGCAGGTGGAGCCTCTGTTTTAACTTTCTGGGATCCCAG ACAATATAAAATGGCAACGGGCTTCATGCTTGCCCATCCTTATGGATTTACACGTGTGATGTCAAGTTTTTGGTGGCCCAGGGATTTCCAGAATGGAAAG GATATTAATGATTGGGTGGGACCACCAAGCTTTGAGGATGGAACAACCAAACCTGTTACAATTAATCCAGATACCACTTGTGGAAATGACTGGGTCTGTGAACATAGATGGCGCCAAATAAG GAACATGGTTATTTTCCGAAATGTGGTTGATGGACAACCTTTCTCCAACTGGTGGGACAATAATAGCAATCAAGTGGCCTTTGGACGTGGAAATAAAGGATTCATTGTCTTCAATAATGATGACTG GTACTTGAATGTAACACTGCAAACTGGCCTTCCTGCTGGCACTTACTGTGATGTTATTTCTGGACAAAAGAATGATGACTACTGCACTGGATTAGAAGTTGATGTTGCTAATGATGGCACAGCTAATTTCCAGATTAGTAATAATGACGCAGATACTTTTATTGCCATTCACGTGGATGCAAAAATGTAA